The DNA segment AATATTTCGAATTGATTTGTGATTGAAAGTGTTTTTAGTGGAGTTTATTTCGATGTGGAGTTTCTTTATGGAAATCTTGTGAAAATCAATTGGCTTGAGTTATTGCCTTAATTCGGAAATTTGTTGCCATAATGATTTCAAACTCCATTTTAACGTTGGCAATTGTTACTGTTAGGGAACATTAACTGCGACCTAGTGTTAAGAGGTGAAGGGTTTGTGTTtagatttgatcttatcatcagaatattttatggaaaaaattttgattcactGATTTTGAAACAGAGATGGGCTACAAAGAAGATGTTGAGCcagatgttgacaacacctcTGACAACATCTTAgaggatgatttttttttgagatatttGATGGTCATTGTTACTGCTATTGATTCATCTTTGATGGTCATTTTTACTGCTGCTGATCCATCCCTTGCATTCTCTGATGAAGGCTCTGAGGAATCTGCCTCAGAAGCAGATGTTTCATcagatgctgctgacattctTGCTGACATCTTAGATGAGGAGTATTTGAATATTGTAGAATTTTTCAGAATTCGGAATTTTCTTGCTACTGTCACTGTTATTACACCTTTCTTTAGGAAGTCGGTGTTGCTGTTTCTGCAGAAGATGTTTCTGCAGGTGTTGCTGTCACCCCGGACAACACCTTGGATGAATACTACTGAGTAAGTCAATCATATtcctctatttttttttctgagAATGCTGCAAACGATTGGCAACACTATGCCAATTGTGACTTCTTTGAGGACCACACCATTGATTTGAAAGCATATGGCGCACAAAGTTTGGTAAAAATTTTCCAACTCAGAAATATGTTCGCTACTGTGATATATGCTACTCTTTACTTTAGACTTATGGTCTTGGAATTCTACTGAAATTTGACTAAAGCTGTGCCGAACCCTCTTTCgcaaaatttgggaaaattcaTGTGAGGGTTCATATTTTTCGAGTTTAGTCCTACTGTGATTAATGGATTTTTTTAACCCACCCGAGGTGGAAGAAAATGTGCAGCCTGCTCTGATAAGATAGCTTATGTTATTTACAAAACTGCAATCAAGACTTGGACTCCGTCCACAAATTCCATCTTTGTCACCAAACAACAAGCTGGTGTGATATGTGCTATAGGAACTGGAGCAGCTTTGAACTTTGGAAATCTTGTGTTTTACTACAGTTATGCAATATGCAAACTGTGGGTTGGTATCTTACATGCTCTTGTTTCCTTCTTTGATATTTGATGAGCTAGTATctcaatattttgaaaaacatGATGATGAGCCTTTATCTGCTGTTGTTGAGAAACTGAAGCTTGCACCTGCATTACTTAGAGGTAACATGAAATTGGACCTACCTTGGTCAGAAACAGGTGCTGCTGCAGATGTTGtggcagatgttgccaacacctccacTGCCACTGCCATATTTTTTTCCTACTTCAACAACTGGATTCTATCTTTATTCAATCCAGATGTTTCATGTTGAACATAAGATTTTACAAGCCAAAGCAGACATTGCTTACTTTAAAGCTCGTCTATCTTTATATCAAATTTTTCTTGGTGTAGGTACCTcttctggacaaaaagggggagaatattttgaatttggTGGCTCTAGCTCTCATGGAGAAGATAGTGACTCTGACTCTGATGGAAAAGAATCTAGTTCTGGCAAAGCAAATGATGGATTGTCACAGAGCAataagttttagtttttttgcggtttaagtttattttgctCTGCTCTAATTTGTCTTATGTTTTTGCTCTGATATGGTTCTAATCAATTGTTAGCTTGTTTGATTATGACTCTCTGATTTGTTATAAGTTTTTTCTACCCTGACTTAAGTGTTGTGAGGAGATGTTGGGAACATCCTCGACAACATCCATGCTTAGACTAAGGGGAAGAATGTATTTTCGAATTCAGGGAGAGAATTGATATTCAGGGAAGTTGTGATGTGTGCTGAATTAATTAAATGTGTTTTGTGATTCACTTCTGAACTTGTATTAAGTATTTTTTGATATATTCAAGTGTTGTGtgcagatgttgccaacattaTTTACAACACTCAGAATTGAAAGATCAAATTCAGGGGGATAACTGATTTGATAAGTTTGAACTCAGGGGGAGTTCTGAGAATTAATATTCAGGGGGAGTTGCTGAATTGATTTtaggtgttttgtccagaaaagcaaaaagggggagattgaaagaaattaattattcattgatatctttccatgttttgaaatattataatattttgttttgCCTTTCTAGGATTGTTAATTAATATTGTGTTTTCTATCtatatgtttgatatattttaaactagaaattactttgatttgaattgagataatataatattcctagatttaaaatatggttgattgggttaattattttgtaggagatattatgcacttatcataatatatatttatctcctAACTTATCTTTGTTTCCTTATCAATGTAGATTCAAGTTTGAATTAAGAAAACAAGATCAAGCCCTTTTTGGAGATAAAATTGGAAGACATTCACGTTGAATAAATAGGAGAGCAGATCGAAAAGCATGGAGTGCAGAACGTAGTGCAGAATAGAGCGAGCGAGAGCAGAGAAACACATATACTGCACAAGAGAGAGTTTCACGTCGAAAATTCAGAGACTCATTCATGAGAAATCAAGAGCTCTGAATTACATAAGAAGATTGGAGTTTTCTGTATTGCCGTGAAGCTTTTcgagaacacttgaagattacACTTGCAAGAGTGTTGATCGAAAGACCTTTTGTGGTTCTCGAATTTCGGCAATCAGGATCAATTCTTTTTGGTTTTATCGTTTTGCTTTTCTTGATTTCCGTTGATGCCTTGAAGGTTTGAGAGCACTGAAGATTGGTGATCGAAGCTGTGTTGCTCTCGTATTTTGGCATCAAGGATCAACTCCTATCTTGGGTTTTCTTGTTCTACTTTCAGTAGACTTTTAAGggagttgtttttatttattctttattttctcacatgctttgagaaaattgatttttacaataattcactagttttagggtttgtaaaactctttgattattttctagtgaaagttttgccctgaggcgctgcaagagtattttatactcttgcttaaatatttgagtctgatttgtttggttgcttatctattttattcatttctttcaaaaattatgatgcatgttaatcaaggtgttattgaagatgttgtcaacacctagtgacaacatctgaatctgttttatgtgcaacattttattactttagtacttgtgcatatttactcttgattatttttattgttggtttaCTGTTAGTTTGCTGttactattcacgttttaatatttccgctgcatgttgagtaggatgttgtcaacacctagtgacaacatctgattctgataatttttatgaaccatGATATCCCTTACACATTATGTCCAGATTTAAAATTGAAcggtttgtttttttttttcaaagatcTGCAAATCATGTTGCACACTCGCGAACAACTCAGGGTTATTATCTAAATGATTCTGAAGTGTTTAGGGATTTTTACCCTTTTTTTCTTTAGTTCAAGATTTGAGATTTTCTATTGGAATTTGGATGGAGGAACAATATATTTctacctttaaaaaaaaaagttttttttgggTGATTCTATGCTACATCGGGTGAGATACACTCCTTTTGTGTTTTTATtaagatgttcgcgcgaacatcttgctgaaaaaaaaattatgtggacACACCTGTACTTTTTTTGTCATTTAGCATgatattttttgtcatttaggGAGATGTTCGTGCAAACATCTCAAAAAAATTAGGGAGTGTTTCacccggtgtagcatagaatcaCCCGTTTTTTTAGTTCAATGTCGGATCTGTACTGATCCAACCATATTATTCCATCGCCAAAAAAAGCCCGCATTGGTCCATATTCATGAACCGGGCTGGATTTTTAACCAAGAAATTCAAGGGTTTCGTAAATGGATTTTGCGAGATTGGATTTCATTAAGTGGCTCCGATTTTCGGGTCTTGGTCGAAAGCCCTGATTTGAAGAGGTATCAAGAAGGAAATTTATTTACTCGAAAACATCGATTTTGATTTCCTCCAGTCCAATCGATTACTGGATTGCAATGATTGAATcaagaatttgaaattttttgaaaactgcTTATATTTTCTTGGAGCAAAAGTCCCTCCTTTATATTGCGAGACACTCAACAGCCACCGAGAATAAGTCCGTCAATGGTGAGATTAGTTTTTCAGTTTTGTTGTTATATTCTCTAGGGTTCTAACGGTGTTGACATTCCCTTTTGCTCTTTCGATTTTTTACAATCTAATGATTTCAGTTTTATGTTTGTTCACAGGAAGACACGAAAGAAGAATTCGAACCCCTCTTTGATTATACTCGCGTGCAGCCACGTGACGTCGTCTGCCTCGACGGTCAGCTCCCTCACCTATGCGTTTGCAAATATGCTTTGTAAAAATTCTCTTGTTCTTTCTGATACTTTGGAATTTTTAGATGATGGTGACGATGCATCACCTGCGTTTATCTCGAAAAGGCGGAAGTTTTCAAATGCTGAGGTAAAAAAAATGTCTCCCATTGTGACAAAAGATTGGTTTTCTTTTGTCTTTTAGTATTCTCGTGTTTGGTTGTAATGTGTTGAAAATGGGGATTTTTAGGCAGCGAAGAAAGTAGTGGATGTGAAAGATGCAAAGGTGATAAACCTTGATGATAATGAAGATAAAGAAGAAGATTGGCTGCCCCCGCCGCCAAAGAGTTTCAATCATTCGGATAAAATGCTCAAGGAGGACTCAACTTTGAAGGCGCTGAGGTAAAGCTTGAaccatatattatatttcatacTTTttatattcttcttcttcttcttacgTAAGCCTGATTAAAAGAGGTAGTAGTTGAATTTATGTTGCTGTTTTATATTTGGAGATTGAAATCAAAACTAGAAATAGGTGAACGTACGGAAGTGGATTATGAGCACTGCGATTGTTGTGGGGCTGATGATTTCTTTACCGTTTCTCTTTTTTAATGGGCTGATGATTTTTTCTACTGTTTCTctgttttaataataataatccccTTGATTCTAACTGCTGCAGTTCTTTGCTTTCAAATATACAACAGAGAAAAACACATATTAGAATTTTACACTACTTTCCATCGAGAAATATTAGAATTTTACACTACTTTCCATCGGTTTCTCGACGTGGAACTTTTTCACAGGGAAAATTTAGAAAATGGACTTGGTCAaccatgttttttaaaaaataaccctCCTAGAGTGTACTGAAGTTCACTTGAGGAGggttattttttttgaaaaaatggttgATCAAGGCTACCACTAAGATTGCTTTAAAAATTCAACATTTCCTGCCTTGTGTCCTGTCCTGACCTCCATCCTCCTATCAGCATCCCCCACCACACCATATATCCTCATAAGTCGTCGCATAATTGCACTTCTAGTACCATGTGTTGAACTTGAGCCAGTGTGTTATTACCCTTTCCTAGAGTGATTACAACCTGGTTGATTTGTCAATGTCTGTTAAAGATTGATAAAACATGGACTCGGGTGCAGCTTGATTAGATAAAGTTTTCCACGTGGAGTACCTCTTTGCACATGTTTAAAGCTCATCCTTGCCTCAAACCTTCAGCTACTGAATGTTGGGTGGTTTCATGCACGCATGTAGTATATTTTACCCTCAATAAGCCACTATGAACTAATGAAATAGTAGTTACCAAAAATAGATGAGCGCTGAGATTTCTTTTGTGTCAACTGTTGATACCTAGCTTGATGTATGCTTTGATTTGATGCTTTGGGGAGTTTGAAATTGGTGTCTTCAGATTTAAATCTAGTTTGTCTCTTTTTTTATGAAGGAGATTATAAATTTTAGTAGCGTTGTGGATGTAGAACTTGGTGGAGTTAGGGTATGTTTTAACCTCTGTTTGCAGCACCTCAGTTGGTCTTCATGTTCATTGATGATTCATTCTCCCTGATTGTTTTGGGTTTTATGTGGGAGAACAAAAGTTATGAGTGTTCACATATTTGTGCAGGTGTCCAAATGTGAGGTTGGAGTTTTTTGTACACTTGTGGATCCCTAATTTAAGATACAAATAGGGACAGAATCTCTTTTATTTACATCTCATGTTTCTAATTGCTTAGTGCCCCCTACGATTTATTTCCTTTGATCTATGGAGTTTAATgaaattttggtcctttattgACCTAAAGACACTAAAAGGGCTTCCATCTCTGCTATTCTCCTAATCAATTATAATTTTTCACTAGTATTTCCCGAATTGATCACTTCTATTAATCGTAACGAGATGGGCAAAGAGTGACATTTTGTATTCTGTTTCAGTTTAAGATTTTGGATTATGATTCGTGAAACAATCAAAAGTTATCAAATTCTCCCTTTGATAGATGATGGATGACTGATTGATCTATCTTAGGTTAAAAAGGCAAGAGTTGGCATCATTTGCCCAATCAGCTGAGGAAGTAGTTCAAGCTGTTGAAGAATCTGTAAGGAAAAATATTCAAGCTTCGTTACAATATTCTCCACAAAGTGCAACCAAGGAGACACTGGAACCTCCTCATGAGAGAAGGAAAGTTGTTATATCCATCCAGGACAAAGATGGGCTTAAGCAATTTCGGGTTTACATGGTATGTGGTGTATTGTTTTAAATCAAGCTGCTTTATCATTAAGAAAAAAAACTGTGCAACTCTTCCAGTGTTTTAAAACCCAAGTGAAATCAGGCAATTGGAATGCCCAGAAATCGTACGTGGCTTGCGTTTTACTTTTCAAAAAAACCAATTCAACAAACAAAACCATCATCTTAGTGATCATCATTTGAACCCGATGGTTGGAGTCCcatttcagaaatttgaatttgtgaATGGTGTTTGGACGTGGAGAAAGGATGCATGGATGGTTGAAAAACACAAGTAGTTGCTACTTTTGAAGGCCTAGGGTAAAATTCAGGATTGTGAGGATGGTGACATTTGTTGCATGTGGTGTTTAATATTAGATGAAGTTGGAAAACGAGGAAGAGCAATGAGTCTTGAAAGAGTAGTGGCGAAAGGGATGGTAACAGGGAGATGTATGACATTGGGAGTAATTAGGAGTAACCATTTGTACCTGATGAGATGTATACAATTTTTGAGAAGTAAACCAGAAAACCTTCAACCTACAATGTATACGCATATTCCTCTTCGAATTTTCTTTTGGTTAAATGTTAAATGTGTAGCGTAGCTATACTCCATCTTACTCTTTTCACCACAATATCGACAATTACGGTTTAAAATAGGTCAAAAACTTTGATCCCTATTTTTGGGTGGCTTCAAATTATATAAGAACTGAAGGGTGTTTATGTATTTCTGGAGGTgtcaaatatttgaaaatttgtctcaaaaCATTGCATGTAGAAGTATGTATTTTAGTCAGATGACCTCTACTTTCTACTGCTATCCTTGTCGGACCAACTATCTATTTGTCTGTTCCTGGTGCAATTCTTGCGTATCGATTATACATTTTGCCACCTTTTTATAGGATGATAAATTGGAACGACTCTTCAAGATGTATGCAGACAGAATAAAGCTTGATGTGAATAATCTAGTCTTTTCATTTGATGGGGATAAAATTAGTACAAACACCACGCCTGATAGCCTCGGAATGGAGGACAATGATATTATTGAAGTGCATGTGAAGTCAAGTTGATCCAGGTGAACATACTTTCTCATACCTCTGCCAAGTATGTGCTCTCTAGTTCCTTATCGAATACCTTCTGTCCTGCATGAGACAGATCTGaatgatttttcatatatattaaTGGAAAGTGGGATTAGCCTGATGTTCATATTGAATTAACCTGTTACATTATGCTACCTGGTGCCCCGCTCCTGCTAGACTTCAGAAACAACCATCAGAATATGTAAAGGAAACAAATGAATGACTACTTACTCAAAGAACTGCTACTAATCATTTGACAAGGCTATGCATGATGGAAGTTGTATTACGATCAGCGTTATATACTAAATGGAGAGTATCTTGTATCttcttcaaaattaaatttttaccagATGACGAATAAGAATTctacaataattttaaaaaaaacctcaAAAGGTTTGAACGAAATAAGataatcatataatttaatGATTTGGCTCCAGATGAAACCAAAAAGACCATCTGATTTTGTAATCCAAATTTCTGATGCAGTGTttcagataaaaaaaaaacctgtTAAGAATGTATTAACACTTAACAGACATCAGTAGAGATGGTTGCTGAAGCGACGTGCAATTATGAGAGCAAGGAAATTAAGCAGtttactttaaaataaaatcttatcaTAATTTATTTTCCTTTTAGATTACACTGCCATTAGTTATTGTAACCATCATTTAGTTAAggttattgattttgtttcaGGCCGTTGGATCACAGGAGTTGCTGGTTTACTATCTTTTCTTCCAAAGAGCTTACAAGTAAGCCTTGTTTTGGATGACTTGTATATTACATCAAACTCGTTGCTATCATCGGCCATTGTAGACACGAAACTGTTAAAGAGTGATGCTTTGAGCTCCTTTTGATTTGTCAAATGGAATCTATAAAAAAATGTAGCTAGCTTCCTATGATAATATCTTCTGTTTAGCTTTTTCTCATATTTGTTTCGGAAATTACAATCAAATTTGTCCGGTCGATGCATCTAAAAAATCGAGACCTGATTATGATTCAAGGGGAGGGAGGGATAGTGTCTTTGGTTAGCACAACTCCCAATATACCTATATTAACTAtatcttgaaaattgtgcaatgaTTTTTTGAATACATTAAACATGGATAAATAAGGAAGCGTATACATAATTT comes from the Henckelia pumila isolate YLH828 chromosome 1, ASM3356847v2, whole genome shotgun sequence genome and includes:
- the LOC140875692 gene encoding uncharacterized protein isoform X1 produces the protein MEDTKEEFEPLFDYTRVQPRDVVCLDDDGDDASPAFISKRRKFSNAEAAKKVVDVKDAKVINLDDNEDKEEDWLPPPPKSFNHSDKMLKEDSTLKALRLKRQELASFAQSAEEVVQAVEESVRKNIQASLQYSPQSATKETLEPPHERRKVVISIQDKDGLKQFRVYMDDKLERLFKMYADRIKLDVNNLVFSFDGDKISTNTTPDSLGMEDNDIIEVHVKSS
- the LOC140875692 gene encoding uncharacterized protein isoform X2 — encoded protein: MEDTKEEFEPLFDYTRVQPRDVVCLDDDGDDASPAFISKRRKFSNAEAAKKVVDVKDAKVINLDDNEDKEEDWLPPPPKSFNHSDKMLKEDSTLKALRQELASFAQSAEEVVQAVEESVRKNIQASLQYSPQSATKETLEPPHERRKVVISIQDKDGLKQFRVYMDDKLERLFKMYADRIKLDVNNLVFSFDGDKISTNTTPDSLGMEDNDIIEVHVKSS